One Caulobacter segnis genomic window carries:
- the mrdA gene encoding penicillin-binding protein 2, which produces MSEPSIFFSEVNERQGAFHRRAFLLGGFTGLGLLALGGRLAQLQLVEARRYQTLSAGNQFNYRLAPPPRGLILDRNGVSLASNRPNFRLMINKDKDLDAEAVMDDLAKLVPIDGTRRARVLKDLARAPRKAPVVVMEDLSWEEFSRINIREPELPNVTADMGEVRVYPFGGAFAHVIGYVAKASDRDLEAARDDATQDQALLHNPGFRIGKQGVEKAFDRDLRGQAGATKAEVDAQGRVVRLDPAGDIAATAGKEIRLTLDADIQNRALEVMGEESGAIVMVDCRTGDLLCMASTPSFDANRLVKGLSGAEYRALAQYERKPLLDKTMTGVYPPGSTFKPTVALAALSAGIDPTERVVCTGGWYFGGRTWHCHKKGGHGVQSMHDAIKNSCDVYFYQMALRIGPDPIHATATALGFGQTFDLGIPGQRKGLVGSREWKKKAFKRDPVWHPGDSVPYGIGQGYINVNALQLAVMCARLANGKRALNPRLVQSIGGVDQPHGDAVGDLPFPQEHVEIVRAGMAAVANDPTGGAYKQSQLGLGDVLMAGKTGTAQVRQYSQTGSRSNQGVPWRLKDHNLFIAFAPYDQPRYAMSVLVEHGGMFGSSAAAPRAREVMRVALLKDPEIRARIERPMPLPTLGPEEGEPSEAPTPTEGVQSTG; this is translated from the coding sequence ATGAGCGAACCCTCCATCTTCTTCTCGGAGGTCAATGAGCGCCAGGGCGCCTTCCACCGGCGCGCGTTCCTGCTGGGCGGCTTCACGGGCCTGGGCCTGCTGGCCCTGGGCGGCCGTCTGGCCCAGCTGCAGCTGGTCGAGGCCCGGCGCTACCAGACGCTTTCGGCCGGCAACCAGTTCAACTACCGCCTGGCGCCGCCGCCGCGCGGTCTGATCCTGGACCGCAACGGCGTGTCCCTGGCCTCCAACCGGCCGAACTTCCGGCTGATGATCAACAAGGACAAGGACCTGGACGCCGAGGCCGTCATGGACGACCTAGCCAAGCTGGTCCCGATCGACGGAACGCGCCGCGCTCGCGTCCTCAAGGACCTGGCCCGCGCCCCGCGCAAGGCCCCGGTCGTGGTGATGGAGGACCTGTCGTGGGAAGAGTTCTCGCGCATCAACATCCGTGAGCCGGAGCTGCCCAACGTCACGGCCGACATGGGCGAGGTGCGGGTCTACCCGTTCGGCGGCGCCTTCGCCCACGTCATCGGCTATGTCGCCAAGGCCTCGGACCGGGATCTGGAGGCCGCCAGGGACGACGCCACCCAGGACCAGGCGCTGCTGCACAATCCGGGCTTCCGGATCGGCAAGCAGGGCGTCGAGAAGGCTTTCGACCGGGACCTGCGCGGCCAGGCCGGCGCCACCAAGGCCGAGGTCGACGCCCAGGGCCGCGTCGTGCGGCTGGATCCGGCCGGCGACATCGCCGCGACCGCCGGCAAGGAGATCCGCCTCACCCTCGACGCCGACATCCAGAACCGCGCCCTCGAGGTGATGGGCGAGGAGAGCGGCGCGATCGTGATGGTCGACTGCCGGACCGGCGACCTGCTGTGCATGGCCTCGACCCCCAGCTTCGACGCCAACCGGCTGGTCAAGGGTCTGTCGGGCGCCGAGTACCGGGCCCTGGCGCAGTACGAACGCAAGCCGCTGCTGGACAAGACCATGACCGGCGTCTACCCGCCGGGCTCCACCTTCAAGCCGACCGTGGCCCTGGCGGCGCTGAGCGCGGGGATCGACCCGACCGAACGGGTGGTCTGCACCGGCGGATGGTACTTCGGCGGCCGCACCTGGCACTGCCACAAGAAGGGCGGGCATGGCGTGCAGTCCATGCACGACGCCATCAAGAACTCCTGCGACGTCTATTTCTACCAGATGGCGCTGCGCATCGGCCCGGACCCGATCCACGCGACCGCCACCGCCCTGGGCTTCGGCCAGACCTTCGACCTGGGGATCCCCGGCCAGCGCAAGGGCCTGGTCGGCTCGCGCGAGTGGAAGAAGAAGGCCTTCAAGCGCGATCCGGTCTGGCATCCCGGCGACTCCGTGCCGTACGGGATCGGCCAGGGCTATATCAACGTCAACGCCCTGCAGCTGGCGGTGATGTGCGCGCGCCTGGCCAACGGCAAGCGGGCGCTGAACCCTCGGCTGGTCCAGTCGATCGGCGGGGTCGACCAGCCCCACGGCGACGCGGTGGGCGACCTGCCGTTCCCGCAGGAGCATGTCGAGATCGTCCGGGCCGGCATGGCGGCGGTGGCCAACGACCCGACCGGCGGCGCCTACAAGCAGAGCCAGCTGGGCCTCGGCGACGTCCTGATGGCGGGCAAGACCGGCACGGCCCAGGTCCGCCAGTATTCCCAGACCGGCTCGCGCAGCAACCAGGGGGTGCCCTGGCGGCTGAAGGACCACAACCTGTTCATCGCCTTCGCGCCCTACGACCAGCCGCGCTACGCGATGTCGGTGCTGGTCGAGCACGGCGGCATGTTCGGCTCCAGCGCCGCCGCGCCGAGAGCGCGCGAGGTGATGCGCGTGGCGCTGCTGAAGGACCCCGAGATCCGCGCCCGCATCGAAAGGCCGATGCCCCTGCCGACCCTCGGGCCGGAAGAGGGCGAGCCCTCGGAAGCGCCGACGCCGACCGAAGGCGTTCAGTCGACGGGGTAG
- a CDS encoding methyl-accepting chemotaxis protein, whose product MTSKMNIPKKLSLSFVFICVSAAIMMVVFLATIMMVRASTETNNRSQSIHADALALETAILRQNSQFRGFLVTGDKSYLKSYYEGRDEYDRVSEKLKSTLTDPVMLKAIDDSRVATLTWRKNWGDRMIEVVQAGQRDEAQQMVRDAGKKVLVSAAVLPLRDIRDAEAKHIAEAGARQKTAIVTALAALGVGGVALIAIAMTLSRMLSRTIARPITTLTHAMTQLAEGDNDISVDADRADELGDMARAVLVFRDAALAKAEADQAKARAERAKAEADQAKIGAEAAQRRVVETLDTALAALASGDLTHVITSPFEAEYERLRQSFNSAVEGLEQSISGVARSAQSVHLGAAEIYSASEDLSRQTQQQATRLQETSMATKQVTVMVGETAQRALDARTAIQVANGNAMEGGAIVNEAISAMDAIQTSSEEISQIINLIDAITFQTNLLALNAGVEAARAGEAGRGFAVVAQEVRALAQRSADAARDIKTLIHTSSVQVASGVGRVGDTGQMLTQIGAKIGDTNALINEIAQSTETQADNLKQVSSAVASMDSMTQQNAAMVKEATAAARSLAAEADELTTLVARFRLRSTETGSSASGATGRGARPAAAA is encoded by the coding sequence ATGACATCCAAGATGAACATCCCGAAGAAGCTCAGCCTGTCGTTCGTTTTCATCTGCGTGTCGGCGGCGATCATGATGGTCGTCTTTCTCGCGACCATCATGATGGTCCGCGCCTCGACCGAGACCAACAATCGCAGCCAGTCGATTCACGCGGACGCCCTGGCGCTCGAGACGGCCATTCTCAGGCAGAACAGCCAGTTCCGCGGCTTCCTCGTCACCGGGGACAAGAGCTATCTGAAGTCCTACTACGAAGGGCGCGACGAATATGACCGCGTCTCGGAGAAGCTGAAGTCGACGCTCACCGACCCGGTCATGCTGAAGGCCATCGACGACTCGCGCGTCGCGACGCTCACGTGGCGGAAGAACTGGGGCGACCGGATGATCGAGGTCGTCCAGGCCGGACAGCGTGACGAGGCGCAACAGATGGTGCGCGACGCCGGCAAGAAGGTTCTGGTCAGCGCGGCGGTGCTGCCCTTGCGCGACATCCGCGACGCCGAGGCCAAGCACATCGCCGAGGCCGGCGCGCGCCAAAAGACCGCCATCGTCACGGCCTTGGCGGCCCTGGGCGTGGGCGGCGTCGCCCTGATCGCGATCGCGATGACGCTCTCGCGGATGCTGAGCCGCACGATCGCGCGCCCCATCACGACCCTCACCCACGCGATGACCCAACTCGCCGAAGGCGACAACGACATCTCCGTCGACGCCGACCGCGCCGACGAACTGGGAGACATGGCCCGCGCCGTGCTCGTCTTTCGCGACGCGGCCCTGGCCAAGGCCGAGGCCGACCAGGCCAAAGCCCGCGCCGAGCGGGCCAAGGCCGAGGCCGACCAGGCCAAGATCGGCGCCGAGGCCGCCCAGCGGCGCGTCGTGGAAACGCTGGACACGGCCCTGGCCGCGCTCGCTTCCGGCGACCTGACCCACGTCATCACGAGCCCGTTCGAAGCCGAATACGAGCGCCTGCGCCAGTCGTTCAACAGCGCCGTGGAAGGCCTCGAGCAGAGCATCTCGGGCGTCGCGCGGTCCGCGCAAAGCGTCCACCTGGGCGCGGCCGAGATCTACTCGGCCTCCGAGGACCTGTCGCGCCAGACGCAACAGCAGGCCACGCGCCTGCAAGAAACCAGCATGGCGACCAAACAGGTGACCGTGATGGTGGGCGAGACCGCTCAGCGCGCCTTGGACGCCCGGACGGCGATCCAGGTCGCGAACGGCAACGCCATGGAAGGCGGCGCCATCGTGAACGAGGCGATCTCGGCGATGGACGCCATCCAGACGAGCTCGGAAGAGATCAGCCAGATCATCAACCTGATCGACGCCATCACCTTCCAGACCAACCTGCTGGCGCTGAACGCGGGCGTCGAAGCTGCGCGCGCCGGTGAAGCCGGCCGTGGCTTCGCGGTCGTCGCGCAGGAAGTCCGCGCGCTGGCCCAGCGCTCCGCCGACGCCGCGCGGGACATCAAGACGCTGATCCACACGTCCTCGGTCCAGGTCGCCAGCGGCGTGGGCCGGGTCGGCGACACCGGTCAGATGCTGACGCAGATCGGCGCGAAGATCGGTGACACCAACGCCCTCATCAACGAGATCGCGCAAAGCACCGAAACCCAGGCCGACAACCTGAAGCAGGTCAGCAGCGCCGTCGCCAGCATGGACAGCATGACCCAGCAGAACGCGGCGATGGTCAAGGAAGCGACCGCGGCCGCCCGCAGCCTGGCGGCGGAGGCCGATGAGCTCACCACGCTGGTCGCCCGCTTCCGGCTGCGCTCGACCGAGACCGGCTCCAGCGCGTCGGGCGCGACGGGGCGGGGCGCTCGCCCGGCGGCGGCCGCCTAG
- a CDS encoding TonB-dependent receptor domain-containing protein, with translation MKHLYVSAAIAPFLLIMPAAAQSAEAAKPADKVIQSAGGKAHGEAVFSTGVAKGRDRLDSATSTSALRASEFETYGAHSLGEVLRNIPGIRAEYAIGEGNANYSIRGLPLSGTGSKYVQLQEDGLPVLEFGDMYQFGTDMFMRADLNVSQIETIRGGSASTFASNSPGGVINLISKTGDTEGGAVQATYGLGYGEKRVDGEYGGKISDTLRFHVGGFYRQGEGPRDVGYTAYKGGQIKANITKTFDNGYVRVYGKYLNDHTPNYQFVPIKVSGTNADPTFTSPANFNVKTDSLLSRYVSNVIRLDENNNLTQDDLRGGQHAVVKSVGLDAQYEVKGWTISEKFRFSDVGGSNLTIRPIAVNQASVLSVAYGGVGNTLSYATGPRAGQAITSPATLNGNGLLTSALQLTTKIKSLNNVTNDLRASRVWDINGGDLTTTAGFYASSQDYAADMVFPNVLLGVAGNGQSTLINTKTAAGVPFTQDGYVSYGLGNTFRRNYDMNYGVNAPYASVNYHIGKIAVGGSLRYDMGKVRGTLLGAELGGGRQGTASFDINRDGTVSTAETKVSVLPLGQPGDVHYDYNYLSYSTGVNYRVAEQLAVFGRYSRGGRASGDKILFTPAVNYNTGKLVDDQSAYDTVKQAELGLKYRVSGVTFNVTGFSAKTGERNTQVSSGADGSTQIYNIVRSYKAKGVELEAAVRKGPFSVTAGATYTDAKISKDAQRPELVGNTPRHQADFIYSVTPQVELKYVTFGANVIGTTSAYAQDTNQLKLPGYKLVNAFVQVRPTERVQLMLNVNNLFNKLALSDSEQATIPASGVVLGRAYLGRTASATLRYTF, from the coding sequence ATGAAGCATCTGTACGTGTCCGCGGCGATCGCGCCCTTCCTGCTGATCATGCCGGCGGCCGCTCAGAGCGCCGAGGCGGCGAAACCCGCCGACAAGGTCATTCAAAGTGCTGGCGGCAAGGCTCACGGCGAGGCCGTCTTCTCGACCGGCGTCGCCAAGGGGCGCGACCGCCTCGACAGCGCCACCTCGACCAGCGCCCTACGCGCTTCCGAATTCGAGACCTACGGCGCCCACTCCTTGGGTGAAGTGCTGCGCAACATCCCTGGGATCCGCGCCGAGTACGCGATCGGGGAAGGCAACGCCAACTACTCGATCCGCGGTCTGCCGCTGTCGGGCACGGGCTCGAAATACGTGCAGCTCCAGGAAGACGGCCTGCCGGTCCTGGAATTCGGCGACATGTACCAGTTCGGCACGGACATGTTCATGCGCGCCGATCTCAACGTCTCGCAGATCGAGACCATCCGCGGCGGCTCGGCCTCGACCTTCGCCTCGAACTCGCCCGGCGGCGTGATCAACCTGATCTCGAAGACCGGCGACACCGAAGGCGGCGCCGTTCAGGCCACGTACGGCCTGGGCTACGGCGAAAAGCGCGTCGATGGCGAGTACGGCGGCAAGATCAGCGACACGCTGCGCTTCCATGTCGGCGGCTTCTATCGCCAGGGCGAAGGGCCGCGCGACGTCGGCTACACGGCCTACAAGGGCGGGCAGATCAAGGCCAACATCACCAAGACGTTCGACAACGGCTATGTCCGCGTCTACGGCAAGTATCTGAACGACCACACGCCCAACTACCAGTTCGTTCCCATCAAGGTCTCGGGCACGAACGCCGATCCGACCTTCACCAGCCCGGCCAACTTCAACGTGAAGACCGACTCGCTGCTGTCGCGCTACGTCAGCAACGTCATCCGGCTGGACGAGAACAACAACCTCACTCAAGACGATCTGCGCGGCGGCCAACACGCCGTGGTCAAGTCCGTGGGCCTGGACGCCCAGTATGAGGTGAAGGGCTGGACCATCAGCGAGAAGTTCCGCTTCTCGGACGTGGGCGGGAGCAACCTGACCATTCGCCCGATCGCCGTGAACCAGGCGTCCGTCCTGTCGGTGGCCTATGGCGGCGTTGGCAACACGCTCAGCTACGCCACGGGCCCGCGAGCGGGTCAGGCCATCACCAGCCCGGCGACGCTGAACGGCAATGGCCTGCTGACCTCGGCATTGCAGCTCACCACCAAGATCAAGAGCTTGAACAACGTCACCAACGACCTGCGCGCCAGCCGCGTCTGGGACATCAACGGCGGGGACCTGACCACCACCGCCGGGTTCTACGCCTCGTCCCAGGACTACGCGGCCGATATGGTGTTCCCCAACGTCCTGCTCGGCGTGGCGGGCAACGGCCAGTCGACGCTGATCAACACCAAGACGGCGGCCGGCGTGCCGTTCACGCAGGACGGTTACGTCTCCTACGGTCTCGGCAACACCTTCCGCCGCAACTACGACATGAACTACGGCGTCAACGCGCCCTACGCGTCGGTCAATTACCACATCGGCAAGATCGCCGTCGGCGGCAGCCTGCGCTACGACATGGGCAAGGTCCGCGGCACGCTTCTCGGCGCCGAGCTGGGCGGCGGGCGGCAGGGCACGGCGTCCTTCGACATCAACCGTGACGGTACGGTCTCGACGGCGGAGACGAAGGTGTCGGTCCTGCCGCTGGGCCAACCGGGCGATGTCCACTACGACTACAACTACCTCAGCTACTCGACGGGCGTGAACTACCGCGTCGCCGAGCAACTGGCCGTCTTCGGCCGCTACAGCCGCGGCGGACGCGCCTCGGGCGACAAGATCCTGTTCACGCCAGCGGTCAACTACAACACCGGCAAGCTGGTGGACGACCAGAGCGCCTACGACACCGTGAAACAGGCCGAATTGGGCCTGAAGTACCGGGTCTCGGGCGTGACCTTCAACGTCACGGGCTTCTCGGCGAAGACAGGCGAGCGCAACACCCAGGTCAGCAGCGGCGCTGATGGCTCAACTCAGATTTACAACATCGTTCGCAGCTACAAGGCCAAGGGCGTCGAGCTGGAAGCGGCTGTTCGCAAGGGCCCGTTCAGCGTGACCGCCGGCGCCACCTATACGGACGCCAAGATCTCCAAGGACGCCCAGCGTCCGGAGCTGGTCGGCAACACGCCGCGCCACCAGGCCGACTTCATCTACTCGGTGACCCCGCAGGTCGAGCTGAAGTACGTGACCTTCGGCGCGAATGTGATCGGCACCACCAGCGCCTACGCGCAGGACACCAACCAGCTGAAGCTGCCCGGCTACAAGCTGGTCAACGCCTTCGTGCAGGTCCGCCCGACCGAGCGGGTGCAGCTGATGCTGAACGTCAACAACCTGTTCAATAAGCTGGCCCTGAGCGACTCCGAACAGGCCACGATCCCGGCCAGCGGCGTCGTGCTCGGCCGCGCCTACCTCGGCCGCACGGCCTCGGCGACGCTGCGGTACACGTTCTGA
- a CDS encoding ATP phosphoribosyltransferase regulatory subunit, with amino-acid sequence MRLERSIPAEALDAIRAPLLAAGAVATDAPVLQPLGLLLDLTGEAMRARLFVVSGDGGEEAALRPDFTVAVARQHFSARSENGGGGAGRYRYEGKAFRVAPRGSDRAEEFLQIGIEAFEAGDPVAADAEIAALAWAASAAGGRDDLSLILGDVSLFAAFVDSLDLAAPLAARLKRAFAKPRQLKAELDGDVEQPTGEESRIASLLAGLPEAEASAVLQELWSLAGIEPVGGRRPAEIAHRLVERAEAAKAGRLDAEQAAKVRAFLAVSDRPDAALDAIAALAGPNGAALKAAVAGWRSRLSGLAARGVPLDRVTLAAAFGRAFGYYDGYLFEVRSSALGDERPLAAGGRYDGLPGKLGAETNTGAVGFMVRPARAYAGGGE; translated from the coding sequence GTGAGGCTCGAGCGTTCCATTCCGGCGGAGGCGCTCGACGCCATCCGCGCGCCCCTGCTGGCGGCCGGCGCCGTGGCGACCGACGCGCCCGTGCTGCAGCCCCTGGGCCTGCTGCTGGACCTGACCGGCGAGGCCATGCGCGCCCGGCTGTTCGTCGTCTCCGGCGACGGCGGCGAGGAGGCGGCCCTGCGCCCCGACTTCACCGTGGCCGTGGCCCGGCAGCACTTTTCCGCCAGAAGCGAAAATGGGGGCGGCGGGGCGGGCCGCTACCGCTACGAGGGCAAGGCGTTCCGCGTCGCGCCACGTGGCTCGGACCGGGCCGAGGAGTTCCTGCAGATCGGGATCGAGGCCTTCGAAGCCGGCGACCCCGTGGCCGCCGACGCCGAGATCGCCGCCCTGGCCTGGGCGGCCTCGGCCGCCGGCGGGCGGGACGACCTCAGCCTGATCCTGGGCGACGTCTCGCTGTTCGCCGCCTTCGTCGACAGCCTGGATCTGGCCGCGCCCCTGGCCGCCCGGCTCAAGCGCGCCTTCGCCAAGCCGCGCCAGCTGAAGGCCGAGCTGGACGGCGACGTGGAGCAGCCGACCGGCGAGGAGAGCCGCATCGCCTCGCTGCTGGCCGGCCTGCCGGAGGCCGAGGCCTCGGCGGTGCTGCAGGAGCTGTGGTCCCTGGCCGGCATCGAGCCCGTCGGCGGCCGCCGCCCGGCCGAGATCGCCCACAGGCTGGTCGAGCGCGCCGAGGCCGCCAAGGCCGGCCGTCTGGACGCCGAGCAGGCCGCCAAGGTCCGCGCCTTCCTGGCCGTCTCGGATCGTCCGGACGCGGCGCTGGACGCCATCGCGGCCCTGGCGGGTCCGAACGGCGCGGCGCTGAAGGCCGCCGTCGCCGGCTGGCGGTCGCGCCTGTCGGGCCTGGCCGCGCGCGGGGTTCCGCTGGACCGCGTGACCCTGGCCGCCGCCTTCGGCCGGGCCTTCGGCTATTACGACGGCTATCTGTTCGAGGTCCGCTCTTCCGCCCTGGGCGACGAGCGGCCGCTGGCTGCGGGCGGCCGCTATGACGGCCTGCCCGGCAAGCTGGGCGCCGAGACCAACACCGGCGCGGTGGGCTTCATGGTCCGTCCGGCGCGCGCCTATGCGGGAGGCGGCGAATGA
- a CDS encoding DUF2332 domain-containing protein produces MKTLTRAGAAHAFVEQAESCRSTGSAFLAAVLEAVDRQLPLAPISNRMIQGWPGDPAAAAVALRVNGALHALARRGTPRYLADLYNGEHEDFDGAIAEALTREDQFIADWMRYPTQTNEVARGAAIMSALMAVAAERPMPFQILELGSSCGLNLNLALYAYRLGAVSAGDPASAVRIAPQWRGADPPTAPVSIASAQGVDLSPLNALDPADRERLLSFTWADQPMRSQRLEAALQIAVAHPPRVHRGDAKLWLAQRLAERQPEGLCRAVVHTMFLQYLSDRDRREVAAMMNAAGAGATAERPLVEIGLEWTADRREVQLRCTRWPDGESKVLAICHPYGDWVEWFGMGE; encoded by the coding sequence ATGAAAACGCTCACGAGGGCTGGCGCCGCGCACGCGTTCGTGGAGCAGGCTGAAAGCTGCCGCTCGACGGGCTCGGCCTTCCTCGCCGCCGTGCTCGAGGCGGTCGATCGCCAGCTGCCGCTCGCGCCGATCAGCAACCGCATGATCCAGGGCTGGCCGGGCGATCCGGCCGCCGCCGCCGTCGCGCTTCGCGTCAATGGGGCCCTTCACGCGCTCGCGCGCCGCGGGACGCCCCGATATCTCGCCGACCTTTATAACGGCGAGCACGAGGACTTCGACGGCGCGATCGCCGAGGCGTTGACGCGGGAAGACCAGTTCATCGCCGATTGGATGCGCTATCCGACCCAGACAAACGAGGTGGCCCGGGGGGCGGCGATCATGTCCGCGCTGATGGCGGTCGCCGCGGAACGGCCTATGCCGTTCCAGATCCTGGAACTCGGCTCGAGCTGCGGCCTGAACCTCAATCTCGCCCTATACGCCTACAGGCTGGGCGCGGTCTCCGCGGGGGATCCGGCCTCCGCCGTTCGCATCGCGCCGCAATGGCGTGGCGCGGATCCGCCGACCGCCCCGGTGTCGATCGCCTCGGCCCAGGGCGTCGACCTGAGCCCGCTGAACGCCCTGGACCCGGCCGATCGCGAACGGCTGCTGTCCTTCACCTGGGCCGATCAGCCCATGCGATCGCAACGCCTCGAGGCGGCGTTGCAGATCGCCGTCGCGCATCCGCCTCGGGTCCACCGGGGCGACGCCAAGCTTTGGCTCGCGCAACGCCTGGCCGAGCGCCAGCCGGAGGGGCTGTGCCGCGCCGTCGTGCACACGATGTTCCTGCAGTACCTGAGCGATCGGGACCGGCGCGAGGTCGCGGCCATGATGAACGCCGCCGGCGCCGGGGCGACGGCCGAGCGGCCGCTCGTCGAGATCGGCCTCGAATGGACCGCCGACCGCCGCGAGGTCCAGCTGCGCTGCACCCGCTGGCCGGACGGCGAAAGCAAGGTGCTGGCCATCTGCCATCCCTACGGGGATTGGGTGGAATGGTTCGGGATGGGCGAGTGA
- the hisG gene encoding ATP phosphoribosyltransferase produces MTAAPMIFAIPSKGRLKDQVEAWLAECGFKLEMTGGARGYSAELAGLPGVSVRLLSAGDIAAGLDSGDLHLGVTGEDLLRERGDDMDSRVMLLRALGFGRADLVVTAPKSWLDVDTMADVDEVGHAHLARTGRRLRVATKYVTQTRAFFARHGVADYRIVESSGATEGAPAAGAAELVVDITTTGATLAANGLKILSDGVILKSQAQLTASLIASWTAEQLDSLKRLLSVVEAKGRAGKLATLVWPAEQDAAAQAAVAAFVAKGGSRRANGALLATGDLFDAAAALAAAGVEPVTVSRPDYVFESRSAVLDRFTEVLRK; encoded by the coding sequence ATGACGGCTGCACCTATGATCTTCGCCATCCCCTCCAAGGGCCGCCTGAAGGACCAAGTCGAGGCCTGGCTGGCCGAGTGCGGCTTCAAGCTGGAAATGACCGGCGGCGCGCGCGGCTATTCGGCCGAGCTGGCCGGCCTGCCGGGCGTCTCGGTGCGGCTGCTGTCGGCCGGCGACATCGCCGCGGGGCTGGACAGCGGCGACCTGCACCTGGGCGTCACGGGCGAAGACCTGCTGCGCGAGCGCGGCGACGACATGGACAGCCGGGTCATGCTGCTGCGGGCCCTGGGCTTCGGCCGCGCCGACCTGGTGGTGACCGCGCCCAAGAGCTGGCTGGACGTCGACACCATGGCCGATGTCGACGAGGTTGGGCACGCGCACCTGGCCCGCACCGGCCGCCGCCTGCGGGTGGCGACCAAGTACGTCACCCAGACCCGGGCCTTCTTCGCCCGCCACGGCGTCGCCGACTACCGCATCGTCGAGAGCAGCGGCGCGACTGAAGGCGCGCCCGCCGCCGGCGCGGCGGAACTGGTCGTCGACATCACCACCACCGGCGCGACCCTGGCCGCCAACGGCCTGAAGATCCTGTCGGACGGCGTGATCCTGAAGAGCCAGGCCCAGCTGACCGCCTCGCTGATCGCCAGCTGGACGGCCGAGCAGCTGGACAGCCTGAAGCGGCTGCTGTCGGTGGTCGAGGCCAAGGGCCGGGCGGGCAAGCTGGCGACCCTGGTCTGGCCGGCCGAGCAGGACGCGGCGGCCCAGGCGGCCGTGGCGGCCTTCGTCGCCAAGGGCGGCTCGCGCCGGGCCAACGGCGCCCTGCTGGCGACCGGCGACCTGTTCGACGCCGCCGCCGCCCTGGCGGCCGCCGGAGTCGAGCCGGTGACCGTCTCGCGCCCGGACTACGTGTTCGAGTCGCGGTCGGCGGTGCTGGATCGCTTCACCGAGGTTCTGCGAAAGTAA